A window of Etheostoma spectabile isolate EspeVRDwgs_2016 chromosome 18, UIUC_Espe_1.0, whole genome shotgun sequence contains these coding sequences:
- the selenoi gene encoding ethanolaminephosphotransferase 1 isoform X1, which translates to MALYEYVTQEQLASFDKYKYSAVDSNPLSVYVMHPFWNFVVKFLPTWLAPNLITFTGFMFLVLNFFMLAFYDFDFTASAAGHVHVPSWVWVAAGIFNFLAYTLDGVDGKQARRTNSSTPLGELFDHGLDSWACIFFVATVYSIFGRGESGVAVLTLYYILWVVLFSFILSHWEKYNTGILFLPWGYDISQVTISLVYLVTAVVGVEKWYQPCLWHYLYRDLFSFMIIVCSFTVTLPMSLYNVLKGYRGNTLKHSSLYEAFLPFLSPVLLFVLSTTWVVFSPSNILELQPRIFYLMVGTAFANVTCKLIVCQMSNTRCQPLSWMLPPMTLVVVLAATGTVANETLLLYLWTAVVILAHIHYGVSVVKQLSNHFNILAFSLKKPNSDUQEQERIGLTAAEV; encoded by the exons TACAGTGCAGTGGACTCGAATCCCTTGTCCGTGTACGTCATGCATCCTTTCTGGAACTTTGTGGTAAAG TTTCTACCAACATGGTTGGCTCCAAACCTCATTACGTTCACAGGCTTTATGTTCCTTGTGTTGAATTTCTTCATGTTGGCCTTTTACGACTTTGACTTCACTGCCTCTG CTGCAGGACACGTACACGTGCCTAGCTGGGTCTGGGTTGCTGCAGGGATCTTCAACTTCTTGGCCTATACACTTG ATGGTGTGGATGGGAAGCAGGCTCGTCGGACCAACTCCTCCACGCCACTAGGGGAGCTGTTTGACCATGGCCTGGACAGCTGGGCCTGCATCTTCTTCGTGGCCACCGTCTACTCCATATTTGGACGCGGGGAGAGCGGCGTGGCCGTGCTCACGCTGTACTACATCCTGTGGGTGGTGCTGTTCTCGTTCATCCTGTCCCACTGGGAGAAATATAACACTGGCATCTTGTTTCTGCCATGGGGCTACGACATCAGCCAAGTG ACCATCTCCCTGGTTTACCTGGTCACTGCTGTGGTCGGCGTGGAGAAGTGGTACCAGCCGTGCCTGTGGCACTACCTCTATAGAGACCTTTTCAGCTTCATGATCATCG tgTGTTCCTTCACCGTGACCTTACCCATGAGCCTCTACAATGTCCTGAA GGGTTACCGCGGCAACACCCTGAAGCACAGCAGCTTGTACGAAGCCTTCCTGCCCTTCCTGTCTCCCGTCCTGCTCTTCGTCCTGTCCACCACCTGGGTGGTGTTCTCTCCCTCCAACATCCTCGAGCTGCAGCCCAGGATCTTCTACCTCATGGTGGGCACGGCCTTCGCTAACGTCACG TGCAAGCTGATCGTGTGTCAGATGAGCAACACGCGTTGCCAGCCGCTGAGCTGGATGTTGCCGCCCATGACGCTGGTGGTGGTGTTAGCGGCGACGGGGACGGTCGCCAACGAGACCCTCCTGCTTTACCTGTGGACGGCTGTCGTCATACTGGCACACATACACTACGGAGTTTCAGTG GTAAAACAGCTCAGCAACCACTTCAACATCTTGGCCTTCTCCCTGAAGAAGCCCAACAGTGACTGACAGGAGCAAGAACGAATCGGCTTGACGGCAGCGGAGGTTTAG
- the selenoi gene encoding ethanolaminephosphotransferase 1 isoform X2, with protein sequence MALYEYVTQEQLASFDKYKYSAVDSNPLSVYVMHPFWNFVVKFLPTWLAPNLITFTGFMFLVLNFFMLAFYDFDFTASAAGHVHVPSWVWVAAGIFNFLAYTLDGVDGKQARRTNSSTPLGELFDHGLDSWACIFFVATVYSIFGRGESGVAVLTLYYILWVVLFSFILSHWEKYNTGILFLPWGYDISQVTISLVYLVTAVVGVEKWYQPCLWHYLYRDLFSFMIIVCSFTVTLPMSLYNVLKGYRGNTLKHSSLYEAFLPFLSPVLLFVLSTTWVVFSPSNILELQPRIFYLMVGTAFANVTCKLIVCQMSNTRCQPLSWMLPPMTLVVVLAATGTVANETLLLYLWTAVVILAHIHYGVSVVKQLSNHFNILAFSLKKPNSD encoded by the exons TACAGTGCAGTGGACTCGAATCCCTTGTCCGTGTACGTCATGCATCCTTTCTGGAACTTTGTGGTAAAG TTTCTACCAACATGGTTGGCTCCAAACCTCATTACGTTCACAGGCTTTATGTTCCTTGTGTTGAATTTCTTCATGTTGGCCTTTTACGACTTTGACTTCACTGCCTCTG CTGCAGGACACGTACACGTGCCTAGCTGGGTCTGGGTTGCTGCAGGGATCTTCAACTTCTTGGCCTATACACTTG ATGGTGTGGATGGGAAGCAGGCTCGTCGGACCAACTCCTCCACGCCACTAGGGGAGCTGTTTGACCATGGCCTGGACAGCTGGGCCTGCATCTTCTTCGTGGCCACCGTCTACTCCATATTTGGACGCGGGGAGAGCGGCGTGGCCGTGCTCACGCTGTACTACATCCTGTGGGTGGTGCTGTTCTCGTTCATCCTGTCCCACTGGGAGAAATATAACACTGGCATCTTGTTTCTGCCATGGGGCTACGACATCAGCCAAGTG ACCATCTCCCTGGTTTACCTGGTCACTGCTGTGGTCGGCGTGGAGAAGTGGTACCAGCCGTGCCTGTGGCACTACCTCTATAGAGACCTTTTCAGCTTCATGATCATCG tgTGTTCCTTCACCGTGACCTTACCCATGAGCCTCTACAATGTCCTGAA GGGTTACCGCGGCAACACCCTGAAGCACAGCAGCTTGTACGAAGCCTTCCTGCCCTTCCTGTCTCCCGTCCTGCTCTTCGTCCTGTCCACCACCTGGGTGGTGTTCTCTCCCTCCAACATCCTCGAGCTGCAGCCCAGGATCTTCTACCTCATGGTGGGCACGGCCTTCGCTAACGTCACG TGCAAGCTGATCGTGTGTCAGATGAGCAACACGCGTTGCCAGCCGCTGAGCTGGATGTTGCCGCCCATGACGCTGGTGGTGGTGTTAGCGGCGACGGGGACGGTCGCCAACGAGACCCTCCTGCTTTACCTGTGGACGGCTGTCGTCATACTGGCACACATACACTACGGAGTTTCAGTG GTAAAACAGCTCAGCAACCACTTCAACATCTTGGCCTTCTCCCTGAAGAAGCCCAACAGTGACTGA